In the Streptomyces sp. BHT-5-2 genome, one interval contains:
- a CDS encoding bifunctional DNA primase/polymerase yields MERKSRFSQWLRRPRSGSGGDTDTGSAAARGREDLLMAAVDAGFPVAPAAHPSGYGCSCERIGCPTPGRHPISFGWQTVATTDRDKVAAWVRTLPQANFITATGMAHDVLDVPVEAGRSALGRLEAAGVEVGPVSLSGAGFGDGRMLFFTATRGTPDDEDEWWPCELDCHPETLDEHPGFRWHCRGSYVLLPPSALPGDQPAVTWLRGPELPLPDPLTLLATLTDACAEVIDREADHETSAWPIGR; encoded by the coding sequence ATGGAACGCAAGAGCAGGTTCTCCCAGTGGCTGCGCCGGCCGAGGAGCGGATCGGGCGGCGATACGGACACGGGATCGGCGGCCGCGCGCGGCCGCGAGGACCTGCTGATGGCGGCGGTCGACGCGGGCTTCCCGGTCGCCCCCGCCGCGCACCCCTCCGGCTACGGCTGTTCCTGCGAGCGCATCGGCTGTCCCACCCCCGGCCGGCACCCCATCTCCTTCGGCTGGCAGACCGTCGCCACCACCGACCGCGACAAGGTCGCCGCCTGGGTCCGCACCCTCCCGCAGGCCAACTTCATCACCGCCACCGGCATGGCCCACGACGTCCTCGACGTCCCCGTCGAGGCCGGCCGCAGCGCCCTCGGCCGGCTGGAGGCGGCCGGCGTCGAGGTCGGCCCGGTCAGCCTCAGCGGCGCCGGTTTCGGCGACGGCCGGATGCTCTTCTTCACCGCCACCCGCGGCACCCCCGACGACGAGGACGAGTGGTGGCCGTGCGAACTGGACTGCCATCCCGAGACCCTCGACGAGCATCCCGGTTTCCGCTGGCACTGCCGCGGCAGCTACGTCCTCCTGCCGCCCTCCGCCCTCCCCGGCGACCAGCCCGCGGTGACCTGGCTGCGCGGCCCCGAGCTGCCGCTGCCGGACCCGCTGACGCTGCTGGCGACCCTCACCGACGCCTGCGCCGAGGTCATCGACCGCGAGGCCGACCACGAGACGTCGGCCTGGCCGATCGGCCGCTGA
- a CDS encoding TetR/AcrR family transcriptional regulator, with protein sequence MANKAAPDVSRRSERSRQAIFEAALALVGEVGYEKLTIEGIAARAGVGKQTIYRWWPSKAAVLLDAFGSVVDAYDQEGLPDTGDLAADLKFVLRATADEFNDAAWQAPYRALAAAGANDEELSRTFVGRLMEPGTRVYVDRLRAARDAGELDPDTDLRIAAEMLLSPFSQRWLMRTGELTHDFVDTLVDQVLRGLRPRT encoded by the coding sequence ATGGCCAACAAAGCAGCCCCCGACGTCTCCCGCCGCAGCGAGCGCTCCCGCCAGGCGATCTTCGAGGCCGCCCTCGCCCTGGTCGGCGAGGTCGGCTACGAGAAACTCACCATCGAAGGCATCGCCGCCCGCGCCGGCGTCGGCAAGCAGACCATCTACCGCTGGTGGCCCTCCAAGGCCGCCGTCCTCCTCGACGCTTTCGGCTCCGTCGTCGACGCCTACGACCAGGAGGGCCTCCCCGACACCGGCGACCTCGCCGCCGACCTCAAGTTCGTCCTGCGCGCCACCGCCGACGAGTTCAACGACGCGGCCTGGCAGGCCCCCTACCGCGCCCTGGCCGCGGCCGGCGCCAACGACGAAGAACTCTCCCGCACCTTCGTCGGCCGCCTGATGGAGCCTGGCACCCGGGTCTACGTCGACCGGCTCCGGGCCGCCCGGGACGCCGGCGAACTGGACCCGGACACCGACCTGCGGATCGCCGCCGAGATGCTGCTGAGTCCCTTCTCACAGCGCTGGCTGATGCGCACCGGGGAGCTGACCCACGACTTCGTCGACACCCTCGTCGACCAGGTGCTCCGCGGTCTGCGGCCGCGCACCTGA
- a CDS encoding DUF6243 family protein gives MSKGNAGGMLGIGGTRSKLSRGALRGAGHGGQGTPAQQDQQRQRRELLERMRERTRNT, from the coding sequence ATGAGCAAGGGAAATGCCGGCGGAATGCTGGGCATCGGCGGCACCCGCAGCAAGCTCTCGCGGGGTGCGCTGCGCGGCGCGGGCCATGGCGGCCAGGGCACGCCCGCGCAGCAGGACCAGCAGCGACAGCGGCGCGAGCTGCTGGAGAGGATGCGGGAACGGACCCGCAACACCTGA
- a CDS encoding small ribosomal subunit Rsm22 family protein: MHDELRAALAGLLDGLPPKQAAQAVERLIANYRGRTPTDAPVLRDRGDVAAYAAYRMPATFEAVRAALAAFAARVPDWSPATHVDVGGGTGAATWATAATWDGPRSTVLDWAQPALDLGRELAAGILPDVTWRRQALGDGLALPEDTDLVTVSYVLGELRPEDRRAVVAAAAAARAVVLIEPGTPEGYLRIREAREQLVAAGLRIVAPCPHSAACPIVPGEDWCHFSARVSRSSLHRQVKGGSLAYEDEKFGYVAATRLPAEPAAARIVRKPQIRKGQVLLDLCTADDALRRDTVTKRHGAAYREARDAAWGDTWPQH; this comes from the coding sequence ATGCACGACGAACTGCGCGCCGCCCTGGCGGGCCTGCTCGACGGCCTGCCGCCCAAGCAGGCCGCGCAGGCCGTCGAGCGGCTGATCGCCAACTACCGCGGCCGCACCCCCACCGACGCCCCGGTACTCCGGGACCGCGGCGACGTCGCCGCGTACGCCGCGTACCGCATGCCGGCCACCTTCGAGGCGGTACGGGCCGCGCTGGCCGCGTTCGCCGCCCGCGTCCCGGACTGGTCCCCGGCCACCCACGTCGACGTCGGCGGCGGCACCGGCGCGGCCACCTGGGCCACCGCCGCCACCTGGGACGGCCCGCGCAGCACGGTCCTGGACTGGGCGCAGCCCGCGCTCGACCTCGGCCGCGAACTGGCCGCCGGGATCCTGCCCGACGTCACCTGGCGGCGGCAGGCCCTGGGCGACGGCCTCGCCCTCCCCGAGGACACCGACCTCGTCACCGTCTCCTACGTGCTGGGCGAACTGCGTCCCGAGGACCGCCGTGCGGTGGTCGCCGCCGCGGCCGCGGCACGGGCCGTCGTGCTGATCGAACCGGGCACCCCCGAGGGCTATCTGCGCATCCGCGAGGCCCGGGAGCAGCTGGTCGCCGCCGGACTGCGGATCGTCGCGCCGTGCCCGCACAGCGCCGCCTGCCCGATCGTCCCCGGCGAGGACTGGTGCCACTTCTCCGCGCGGGTCAGCCGTTCCTCGCTGCACCGGCAGGTCAAGGGCGGCTCGCTGGCCTACGAGGACGAGAAGTTCGGCTATGTCGCCGCCACCCGCCTGCCGGCCGAACCGGCCGCCGCGCGGATCGTCCGCAAACCGCAGATCCGCAAGGGCCAGGTGCTGTTGGACCTGTGCACCGCGGACGACGCCCTGCGCCGCGACACCGTCACCAAGCGGCACGGCGCCGCCTACCGCGAGGCCCGCGACGCGGCCTGGGGCGACACCTGGCCGCAGCACTGA
- a CDS encoding serine hydrolase codes for MRALPEGLPPWCPGAVVLAGRGPVVAAEAATGWAVRYRAYDPDRDRGVELPRDRWEPMRVGTVFDLASLSKLFTAIAAVQQVERGRLALDAPVAAHLPAFAPGITVRDLLRHTSGLAPELPFYEHRDGPDLLAPLWAEAAAPSGPYGVHRYSDLNLIALHLLLERLTGRRLDALVRDGITGPLGMTSTCYGPLAPQGVAATEDQWRPWAKADRGLLRGEVHDENAWALGGVAGHAGVFSTAQDLAVLCRTLLNGGAYGTARILGPAAVAALLDPPGLGFAVDQPYFMGELAGRGAAGHTGFTGTSLVLDRATDSFLVLLANTVHPRRRAGGSAPRAAAATRLARAVAAAPGGRP; via the coding sequence GTGCGGGCACTGCCCGAGGGGCTTCCCCCGTGGTGCCCCGGCGCGGTGGTGCTGGCCGGCCGGGGCCCGGTGGTGGCGGCCGAGGCGGCCACCGGCTGGGCGGTGCGCTACCGCGCGTACGACCCCGACCGCGACCGGGGCGTGGAACTGCCCCGCGACCGGTGGGAGCCGATGCGCGTCGGCACGGTCTTCGACCTCGCCTCGCTGAGCAAGCTGTTCACCGCGATCGCCGCCGTCCAGCAGGTCGAGCGCGGCCGGCTGGCCCTCGACGCACCGGTCGCCGCCCACCTGCCGGCCTTCGCCCCCGGCATCACCGTCCGCGATCTGCTCCGGCACACCTCCGGCCTCGCGCCCGAACTGCCCTTCTACGAGCACCGGGACGGGCCCGACCTGCTGGCGCCACTGTGGGCCGAGGCGGCCGCGCCCTCCGGCCCGTACGGCGTCCACCGCTACTCCGACCTCAATCTCATCGCCCTGCACCTCCTCCTGGAGCGGCTCACCGGCCGCCGGCTGGACGCCCTGGTCCGCGACGGCATCACCGGCCCGCTGGGCATGACCAGCACCTGCTACGGCCCGCTGGCGCCGCAGGGCGTGGCCGCCACCGAGGACCAGTGGCGGCCGTGGGCCAAGGCGGACCGGGGGCTGCTGCGCGGCGAGGTGCACGACGAGAACGCCTGGGCGCTCGGCGGCGTCGCCGGGCACGCGGGCGTGTTCTCCACCGCCCAGGACCTGGCCGTGCTGTGCCGGACGCTGCTCAACGGCGGCGCGTACGGCACCGCCCGGATCCTCGGGCCGGCCGCGGTCGCCGCACTGCTCGACCCGCCCGGCCTCGGATTCGCCGTCGACCAGCCGTACTTCATGGGCGAGCTGGCCGGCCGGGGCGCGGCCGGACACACCGGCTTCACCGGCACCAGCCTGGTCCTGGACCGCGCCACCGACAGCTTCCTGGTGCTGCTCGCCAACACCGTCCACCCCCGGCGCCGGGCCGGCGGCAGCGCCCCGCGGGCGGCGGCCGCGACCCGGCTGGCCCGCGCGGTGGCCGCCGCCCCGGGCGGCCGGCCCTGA
- a CDS encoding multidrug effflux MFS transporter, producing the protein MTESGAPAAEARDDSPQRPAISGRDAPAAPVAARRTSLLVTLVLGGLTAVPPLSMDMYLPALPQVTAALHSPAATVQLTLTTCLAGMALGQMIVGPMSDKWGRRRPLLVGMVVYVLATALCAVATDAEVLIGFRLLQGLAGAAGIVIARAVVRDLYDGVAMARFFATLMLISGVAPVVAPLIGGQILRVTDWRGVFVVLTVVGLLLTLLVWRRLGETLPPERRQPGGLGPALRTMRDLLADRVFSGYLLVGAFAFAALFAYISASPFVVQEIYGASPQTFSLLFGLNSVGLVAVGQINGKLLVGRVGLDKVLGTGLALVALAAAALLLMSSGVFGKAGLVPVAAGLFVLMSAMGLVMPSTNTLALLRTPHAAGSASALLGTSTFLLGAVASPLVGIAGERTAVPMAVVQLSCAVLALVSFLGMCRPWQRKGEGVAGERTGL; encoded by the coding sequence ATGACAGAGTCCGGTGCCCCCGCCGCCGAGGCCCGGGACGACAGCCCCCAACGACCCGCCATATCAGGGCGGGACGCGCCCGCCGCACCGGTCGCCGCCCGCCGCACCAGCCTGCTCGTCACCCTCGTCCTCGGCGGGCTCACCGCGGTCCCGCCGCTCTCCATGGACATGTACCTGCCTGCGCTGCCGCAGGTCACCGCCGCCCTGCACAGCCCGGCCGCCACCGTCCAGCTCACCCTCACCACCTGCCTCGCCGGCATGGCCCTGGGCCAGATGATCGTCGGCCCGATGAGCGACAAGTGGGGCCGCCGCCGGCCGCTGCTCGTCGGCATGGTCGTCTATGTGCTCGCCACGGCCCTGTGCGCGGTCGCCACCGACGCCGAGGTGCTGATCGGCTTCCGGCTGCTGCAGGGACTGGCCGGCGCGGCCGGCATCGTCATCGCCCGGGCCGTGGTGCGCGACCTGTACGACGGGGTGGCGATGGCCCGTTTCTTCGCCACGCTGATGCTGATCTCCGGGGTCGCGCCGGTGGTCGCGCCCCTGATCGGCGGCCAGATCCTGCGGGTCACCGACTGGCGCGGGGTCTTCGTGGTGCTCACCGTGGTCGGGCTGCTGCTCACCCTCCTCGTCTGGCGGCGGCTGGGCGAGACGCTGCCGCCGGAGCGCCGGCAGCCCGGCGGCCTCGGTCCGGCCCTGCGCACCATGCGCGACCTCCTCGCCGACCGGGTCTTCTCCGGCTATCTGCTGGTCGGCGCGTTCGCCTTCGCCGCGCTGTTCGCCTACATCTCGGCCTCGCCGTTCGTCGTCCAGGAGATCTACGGCGCCTCCCCGCAGACCTTCAGCCTGCTCTTCGGCCTCAACTCCGTCGGGCTGGTCGCGGTCGGCCAGATCAACGGCAAGCTGCTGGTCGGCCGGGTCGGCCTGGACAAGGTGCTGGGCACCGGCCTGGCGCTGGTCGCGCTGGCCGCCGCAGCCCTGCTGCTGATGTCGTCGGGGGTCTTCGGCAAGGCCGGACTGGTACCGGTGGCCGCGGGGCTGTTCGTGCTGATGTCGGCGATGGGGCTGGTGATGCCGAGCACCAACACCCTGGCGCTGCTGCGCACCCCGCACGCGGCCGGCTCCGCCTCCGCGCTGCTGGGCACCTCGACCTTCCTGCTCGGTGCGGTGGCCTCGCCGCTGGTGGGGATCGCCGGCGAGCGGACGGCCGTTCCGATGGCGGTCGTACAGCTGTCGTGTGCCGTTCTCGCGCTCGTGAGCTTCCTGGGAATGTGCCGTCCGTGGCAGCGTAAGGGGGAAGGCGTCGCCGGCGAGAGGACTGGGCTCTGA
- a CDS encoding SDR family oxidoreductase, with protein sequence MAYDAERAGAAQATPVARAGQVGGAATAARPTLPAPASRGRTPRTAPVPREAREDGAAGRKVALVTGAGSGIGRAVALALAADNWTVVLAGRRAEALEETARQVGYAGIEGPAVLPVPTDVTRPDEVAALFTTIRDRFGRLDLLFNNAGAFGPPVPLEELSYEDWRAVVDVNLNGAFLCAQAAFRTMKEQDPQGGRIINNGSLSAHVPRPQSIAYTATKHAMTGLTKSLSLDGRPYRIACGQLDIGNAATEMTGRMQTGILQANGRTEVEPVMDAADVARTVVHMAALPLEANVQFATVMATAMPYVGRG encoded by the coding sequence ATGGCATATGACGCAGAGCGGGCAGGGGCGGCACAGGCGACACCGGTGGCACGGGCCGGGCAGGTGGGCGGCGCCGCCACCGCGGCCCGGCCGACCCTCCCGGCACCCGCTTCCCGGGGCCGCACCCCGCGGACGGCTCCGGTGCCCCGGGAGGCCCGGGAGGACGGCGCGGCGGGCCGGAAGGTGGCACTGGTCACCGGCGCGGGCTCGGGCATCGGCCGGGCGGTCGCGCTGGCGCTGGCCGCCGACAACTGGACGGTGGTACTGGCCGGCCGGCGCGCCGAGGCACTGGAGGAGACCGCCCGCCAGGTGGGCTACGCGGGCATCGAGGGCCCCGCCGTGCTGCCCGTCCCGACCGATGTCACCCGCCCCGACGAGGTCGCCGCCCTGTTCACCACGATCCGCGACCGCTTCGGCCGGCTGGACCTGCTCTTCAACAACGCCGGCGCCTTCGGCCCGCCCGTCCCGTTGGAGGAACTCTCCTACGAGGACTGGCGGGCGGTGGTCGACGTCAACCTCAACGGCGCCTTCCTGTGCGCCCAGGCCGCGTTCCGCACGATGAAGGAGCAGGACCCGCAGGGCGGCCGGATCATCAACAACGGTTCCCTCTCCGCCCATGTGCCGCGGCCGCAGTCGATCGCGTACACCGCCACCAAGCACGCGATGACCGGCCTCACCAAGTCGCTGTCCCTGGACGGCCGTCCGTACCGGATCGCCTGCGGCCAGCTCGACATCGGCAACGCGGCCACCGAGATGACCGGCCGGATGCAGACCGGGATCCTCCAGGCCAACGGCCGCACCGAGGTCGAACCGGTGATGGACGCGGCCGACGTGGCCCGTACGGTCGTGCACATGGCGGCGCTCCCGTTGGAGGCCAATGTGCAGTTCGCGACGGTGATGGCGACCGCCATGCCCTACGTCGGGCGGGGCTGA
- a CDS encoding PhzF family phenazine biosynthesis protein has product MTVENAAGDAARAPEILRYTAFSADPAGGNPAGVVLDATGLDDAAQLAIAAELGYSETAFLTAPPEGLGEPGRAYTIRYFSPLAEVAFCGHATVATAVALAERQGPGDLVFATQAGPVPVTVTRQDGALRATLTSVEPRIEPIAPADLTEALAALDWPAADLDPALPPRIAYAGARHLVLGAATRERLAELAYDFDRLAALMRRLDLTTLQLVWRESDTVFHVRDPFPVGGVVEDPATGAAAAAFGAYTRALGLTTAPATLTLHQGHDLGRPGLLTVDLRPGDPRSHVSGTATRMEATVTAGA; this is encoded by the coding sequence ATGACTGTCGAAAACGCCGCCGGGGACGCCGCCCGCGCCCCCGAGATCCTCCGCTACACCGCCTTCTCCGCCGACCCCGCGGGGGGCAACCCGGCCGGCGTCGTCCTGGACGCCACCGGGCTGGACGACGCCGCGCAGCTGGCCATCGCCGCCGAACTCGGCTACTCCGAGACCGCGTTCCTCACCGCGCCGCCCGAGGGCCTGGGCGAGCCCGGCCGGGCGTACACCATCCGGTACTTCAGCCCGCTCGCCGAGGTCGCCTTCTGCGGCCACGCCACGGTCGCCACCGCGGTCGCCCTGGCCGAGCGGCAGGGCCCCGGCGACCTGGTCTTCGCCACCCAGGCGGGCCCGGTCCCGGTCACCGTCACCCGGCAGGACGGCGCCCTGCGGGCCACCCTCACCAGCGTCGAGCCGCGCATCGAGCCGATCGCCCCGGCCGACCTCACCGAGGCGCTGGCCGCCCTGGACTGGCCGGCCGCCGACCTCGACCCGGCCCTGCCGCCCCGCATCGCCTACGCCGGCGCCCGCCACCTGGTCCTCGGCGCCGCCACCCGCGAGCGACTGGCCGAGCTCGCCTACGACTTCGACCGGCTGGCCGCCCTGATGCGCCGCCTGGACCTGACGACCCTTCAGCTGGTGTGGCGGGAGAGCGACACGGTCTTCCACGTCCGCGACCCGTTCCCGGTCGGCGGCGTGGTGGAGGACCCGGCGACGGGCGCCGCGGCCGCCGCCTTCGGCGCGTACACCCGCGCCCTGGGCCTGACCACCGCCCCCGCCACCCTCACCCTCCACCAGGGCCACGACCTCGGCCGCCCCGGCCTCCTCACCGTCGACCTGCGCCCCGGCGACCCCCGCTCGCACGTCAGCGGCACGGCCACGCGCATGGAGGCGACGGTGACGGCGGGCGCCTGA
- a CDS encoding serine protease has protein sequence MRPTRASIPAVATGALLALLLPTGQAGAATPRPDRPAPTAATSLGTFWTAARMRSATPLDRPTRTAKAPHRTAVPRSTPEIVLPTLPRLPRLQLPQLPSLPPLPPLLPGVETGGPWTARGAVTHTTGRVFFTYQGRPASCSGDAVTSADKSTVLTAGHCVKLTGSWHTHWVFVPGYHDGRAPYGKWSATKTLATPQWAAREDLDYDVGAAVVAPLGGRRLTDTVGGQGLSFNSGYQKQMYAFGYPAAAPYDGSKLVYCSGTTLRDPLLSTDHGLPCNMTGGSSGGPWFTSFNPRTGTGLQSSVNSFGYQFLPNTMFGPYFGADAKNLYDKAQHS, from the coding sequence ATGCGCCCAACTCGCGCCTCCATACCGGCCGTTGCCACCGGCGCGCTGCTCGCCCTGCTGCTCCCCACCGGTCAGGCCGGCGCCGCAACCCCACGGCCCGACCGCCCCGCGCCCACCGCCGCCACAAGCCTCGGCACCTTCTGGACCGCCGCCCGGATGCGCTCGGCCACCCCACTCGACCGCCCCACCCGCACCGCGAAGGCACCCCACCGGACCGCGGTCCCCCGCAGCACCCCCGAGATCGTCCTCCCCACCCTCCCCCGGCTCCCCCGGCTCCAGCTCCCGCAGCTGCCGTCGCTCCCGCCCCTGCCCCCCTTGCTCCCCGGCGTCGAGACCGGCGGCCCCTGGACCGCCCGCGGCGCGGTCACCCACACCACCGGCCGGGTCTTCTTCACCTACCAGGGGCGCCCGGCCTCCTGCTCCGGCGACGCGGTGACCAGCGCCGACAAGAGCACCGTGCTGACCGCCGGCCACTGCGTGAAGCTGACCGGCAGTTGGCACACCCACTGGGTGTTCGTCCCCGGCTACCACGACGGCAGGGCCCCGTACGGGAAATGGAGCGCGACGAAGACCCTGGCCACCCCCCAGTGGGCGGCCCGCGAGGACCTCGACTACGACGTGGGCGCCGCGGTCGTCGCCCCCCTGGGCGGCCGCAGGCTCACCGACACCGTCGGCGGCCAGGGCCTGTCCTTCAACTCCGGCTACCAGAAGCAGATGTACGCCTTCGGCTACCCCGCCGCCGCCCCCTACGACGGCAGCAAGCTCGTCTACTGCTCCGGAACGACCCTCAGGGATCCGCTGCTCTCCACCGACCACGGCCTCCCCTGCAACATGACCGGCGGCTCCAGCGGCGGCCCCTGGTTCACCTCGTTCAACCCCCGAACCGGCACCGGCCTGCAGTCCTCGGTGAACAGCTTCGGCTACCAGTTCCTGCCGAACACCATGTTCGGCCCCTACTTCGGCGCCGACGCCAAGAACCTCTACGACAAGGCCCAGCACTCCTGA
- a CDS encoding acyltransferase gives MLDGLRLLAALMVVCYHYVALARPWGHSTDTIFPTAHKLAQYGWLGVEIFFLISGFVICMSVWGRTVGEFAVSRLSRLFPAYWVGILLTVVVVKMWPEVSSLHGWDTVITNLTMLQGGNNTPNVDPVYWTLFVELKFYLIMVVVVLFGVTYRNCLILCGVWTAAAALAPVLKTPLLTAFAMPQYAPFFIAGIAFYLMRRFRPNAVLWAIVVLQLLLAQRYIDYRLATNLGRAAVDALPTWPARLLIIAGFAAVGAIALGRFDRIQWKWLTTAGALTYPLYVIHMNIGMTLIHHFRNRIPAPLLVAGVTVLMLVAAWLLHRFIERPLGKWLRTTMRRGIDDVRQHVEPRRRHARRPAVSRAPATPAEAHEAHGTPVPAGTRTGGDSA, from the coding sequence GTGCTTGACGGGCTGCGGCTGCTGGCCGCCCTGATGGTGGTCTGCTACCACTACGTGGCGTTGGCGCGGCCATGGGGCCACAGCACGGACACGATCTTCCCGACCGCCCACAAGCTGGCCCAGTACGGCTGGCTCGGGGTCGAGATCTTCTTCCTGATCAGCGGCTTCGTGATCTGTATGAGCGTGTGGGGCCGCACGGTGGGCGAGTTCGCCGTATCCCGCCTCTCCCGGCTGTTCCCCGCCTACTGGGTCGGCATCCTGCTCACCGTCGTGGTCGTCAAGATGTGGCCGGAGGTCAGCTCCCTGCACGGCTGGGACACGGTGATCACCAACCTGACCATGCTCCAGGGCGGCAACAACACACCCAACGTGGACCCGGTGTACTGGACGCTCTTCGTGGAGCTGAAGTTCTACTTGATCATGGTCGTGGTGGTGCTGTTCGGTGTCACCTATCGCAACTGCCTGATCCTGTGCGGCGTATGGACCGCAGCCGCCGCCCTCGCGCCGGTCCTGAAGACCCCTCTGCTCACGGCGTTCGCGATGCCGCAGTACGCGCCGTTCTTCATCGCCGGCATCGCCTTCTATCTGATGCGGCGCTTTCGGCCCAACGCGGTTCTGTGGGCGATCGTGGTGCTGCAACTCCTCCTCGCCCAGCGCTATATCGACTACCGGCTGGCGACGAACCTCGGCAGGGCGGCCGTGGACGCCCTGCCCACCTGGCCGGCCCGCCTGCTGATCATTGCCGGGTTCGCCGCCGTCGGCGCCATTGCGCTCGGTCGCTTCGACCGCATCCAGTGGAAGTGGCTCACGACCGCGGGGGCGCTCACCTACCCGCTCTACGTCATCCACATGAACATCGGCATGACGCTCATCCACCACTTCCGGAACCGGATTCCCGCGCCGCTGCTGGTGGCGGGGGTGACGGTCCTCATGCTGGTGGCCGCCTGGCTTCTCCACCGTTTCATCGAACGCCCCCTCGGAAAGTGGCTCCGCACCACGATGCGGCGCGGCATCGACGACGTTCGGCAACACGTCGAACCGCGCCGTCGACATGCCCGACGCCCCGCCGTATCACGCGCGCCGGCCACGCCGGCCGAGGCTCATGAGGCGCACGGCACACCGGTGCCTGCGGGGACTCGCACCGGCGGCGACTCGGCCTGA
- a CDS encoding phosphorothioated DNA-binding restriction endonuclease: protein MDWLDRVAKLRQWTNDGVRAPHKPLLLLYALGSYQQDADGELRYSAVENELRQLLTEYGPAHPTTPAYPFHHLVSDGVWEVRTDQGPGSPGSGVRILRSSGAAGRLAPDLRTALARDSSLLGRLVRLLLDTHFPPSLHIDLCEAVGLDLELAEIGPVTGTSTAARRQRDRRMRELILTAYEFRCAFCGYDGVLGTKSVGLEAAHVRWWSHHGPDEVDNGLCLCSLHHKLFDRGVLGLGDDHRILVSPRFAGRSQASQQHVLALAGQPPIGPRPGNAPIARRHREWHIRQVFHHVPPKPDRRDFTRAESRRGPTEEAP from the coding sequence ATGGATTGGCTTGATCGCGTCGCGAAACTGAGGCAATGGACGAACGACGGCGTCCGGGCTCCGCACAAGCCGTTGCTGCTGCTGTACGCACTCGGCAGCTATCAGCAGGACGCCGACGGCGAACTGCGCTACAGCGCGGTCGAGAACGAACTCAGGCAGTTGCTCACCGAGTACGGGCCCGCGCACCCGACCACCCCCGCATATCCCTTCCACCACCTCGTCAGCGACGGTGTGTGGGAGGTCCGAACCGACCAGGGCCCGGGCAGCCCCGGAAGCGGGGTCCGAATCCTTCGGTCCAGCGGAGCCGCCGGCCGGCTCGCTCCCGACCTCCGCACCGCGCTCGCCAGGGATTCGTCGCTGCTGGGCCGGCTCGTCAGATTGCTGCTGGACACCCATTTCCCGCCGTCCCTGCACATCGATCTGTGCGAGGCCGTCGGCCTCGATCTGGAACTCGCCGAGATCGGTCCGGTGACCGGCACGAGCACCGCCGCCCGGAGACAACGCGATCGGCGCATGCGTGAACTCATACTCACCGCCTACGAGTTCCGGTGCGCTTTCTGCGGCTACGACGGGGTCCTCGGCACAAAATCGGTAGGGCTGGAAGCCGCGCATGTGCGCTGGTGGTCACACCACGGGCCGGACGAGGTCGACAACGGCCTGTGCCTGTGCTCGCTGCACCACAAACTCTTCGACAGGGGCGTCCTCGGCCTCGGGGACGACCACCGCATCCTCGTCTCCCCACGTTTCGCCGGCCGCAGTCAGGCCAGCCAACAGCACGTACTCGCCCTCGCCGGCCAACCGCCCATCGGCCCCCGGCCGGGCAACGCACCGATCGCCCGACGACACCGCGAATGGCACATCCGCCAGGTCTTCCACCACGTGCCGCCGAAGCCCGACCGACGCGATTTCACTCGGGCGGAATCGAGGCGGGGGCCGACCGAAGAGGCGCCCTGA